A stretch of Campylobacter showae DNA encodes these proteins:
- a CDS encoding beta strand repeat-containing protein, translating to MAVTQAQVAQLYVALFNRAPEGAGFNAWVNAGANSTIAKMANDMLSSPAALAYFNGSIDHDRDFVEMLYKNILGKDYSQDPDGINAWVKHIQLGNSRGDTVAKLFEVATSAIAKAADPVAAKVFENKTAISQYMAEKIADIPADQTGAYDYSLFQEIIATTNNTNLDEQKAKIDALIAPTIHNLSADANDVSGTGKSDVFNGAVSATVGQTTFKATDKLDGKGGNDTLNLDLYTNFYGMTNGTGEVKNIENLNLTNKTNGDLRFDTKYIHNLETITLNGENKVDVINPENKVKLLVNDLKLSGNGDTGRLNLIYNTDVLAGSNDNQEIVVNNVNMDKDARINITTVNGDHIEALTINAVGGASKLTNFTSNTIRQPDQVASIKTMHIKGTADLTVDTTSGLYSFDATEYKGNKLIANVKANGYVQSIKGSGQDDVFNVTGASGRIIPIDGGAGKDTVNFIDAINGNQHVEMTGVEVLNINTNASVLDFTRAQEITELGINGTSATVNILNSKIAKVNAKATNSTNVTINNSTDIRDFVIEKGNGSITANGTEKLNVKVANASDVPASQGTTSASVVSNTVKELDFTLENTTANSSTFYQDINSVFALETLNVVNKTDKDITASITALNASGSHDTNAYNLKTLNVETKGDYTINNKLSGISKINLKGTGDDTSVTLRAVGDKTYLPVPLQGVQDISLKAEGLKNLSVAANDKIYTTRNVSLTSTTDKEDSTVAYGEIGDRDNDKKVNNVTVSAVGQKTLTVGNITAVGDVSLTSKFTQEGSVANYNAGTVRTTGDITINHTSNSNITDGVINFLSHAEARNFTVNASGYKELNINNSTNQRITATGDMTFNLKASVAGSIADIGHTLPFDINNAPIKAKSLTLNATADYGITDAVLKLGDYWGDMGQGGDINITAVNQKTVSLGWLRGLNSGNDNKKSDVNINLSTDIQDSDVTIGYTTSIHPYTKGIGHNGSQMVKNVNLKAHGQKTFKAEAIMAAKDTKININGSGLDSTAEFNRIISREGITIKADNLKELKTGSILASQGNINISTGSFDAMQYAEFNSGSNSVHMAGVNINLDISNVIEPVNSRVSQPGQHWDKALYLSAGKALNIKGYVGDDVTKIYARLGAAEKNATADIVNVKGTIMGGLSISPNNKTETMTIKGGITNPASILAIDGGVNHNSNLTVDLSYMPKLKSIDLSGYNNASGTNKIIIRSTELEISSIKGSSTKDDISIAYATNTKLKTVDTGTGDDEVTFGGNTTQTHDITVNLGEGNDTVTTAALTANKKFQISGGAGNDTFNLGASTTDASASKYVTITDANRGDKISLGSAGAATLQKIALNVDGRADLKTAINDALGSLSSTAANTIYAVYYGNDTYLVRDANSNKALDANDNLVKLAGISNFDLLNANSVTEGGINYIQITNA from the coding sequence ATGGCAGTAACTCAAGCGCAAGTAGCACAGCTTTACGTAGCGTTATTTAACCGCGCACCCGAAGGAGCAGGCTTTAACGCATGGGTAAACGCGGGAGCAAACAGTACGATAGCTAAGATGGCTAACGATATGCTATCTTCTCCGGCGGCCCTAGCCTATTTTAACGGCAGCATAGATCACGATAGAGATTTCGTAGAGATGCTCTATAAAAATATCTTAGGCAAAGACTATTCTCAAGACCCGGACGGTATTAACGCATGGGTAAAACACATTCAACTAGGTAACTCAAGAGGAGATACCGTAGCTAAACTATTTGAAGTAGCTACTTCTGCTATAGCAAAAGCAGCCGACCCTGTAGCCGCTAAGGTATTTGAAAATAAAACGGCCATCTCTCAGTATATGGCCGAGAAGATAGCAGATATTCCGGCCGATCAAACCGGAGCTTACGACTACTCTTTATTCCAAGAGATAATAGCGACTACGAATAATACCAACCTAGACGAGCAAAAAGCAAAAATAGACGCTCTTATAGCTCCTACTATCCACAATCTTTCAGCAGACGCTAACGACGTAAGCGGAACAGGCAAATCAGACGTATTTAACGGAGCAGTATCTGCTACCGTAGGACAAACTACGTTTAAAGCTACCGATAAGCTAGACGGCAAGGGCGGAAACGATACTTTAAATTTAGACCTATACACTAACTTCTACGGAATGACTAACGGAACCGGAGAGGTTAAAAATATAGAGAATCTAAATTTGACCAACAAGACCAACGGCGATTTAAGATTTGACACTAAATATATCCATAACCTAGAAACCATCACCTTAAACGGCGAGAATAAGGTAGACGTTATTAACCCGGAGAACAAAGTAAAACTTTTAGTCAACGATCTAAAACTAAGCGGAAACGGCGATACGGGAAGATTAAATCTAATCTATAATACCGACGTATTAGCCGGAAGCAACGATAACCAGGAAATCGTCGTAAATAATGTAAACATGGATAAAGACGCTAGAATAAACATAACTACCGTTAACGGAGACCATATAGAAGCTCTAACCATTAACGCCGTAGGAGGAGCTAGCAAGCTAACTAATTTTACATCAAATACGATTAGACAACCAGACCAAGTTGCAAGCATAAAGACTATGCATATAAAAGGAACGGCTGATCTAACGGTAGATACTACGAGCGGGCTATATAGCTTTGACGCTACCGAATATAAAGGCAACAAACTAATCGCAAACGTAAAAGCCAACGGATACGTTCAAAGCATAAAAGGCAGCGGACAAGACGACGTATTTAACGTAACCGGAGCCAGCGGAAGAATCATACCTATCGACGGAGGAGCCGGCAAGGATACGGTAAACTTCATAGACGCTATAAACGGAAACCAACACGTAGAGATGACGGGAGTGGAAGTACTAAATATCAACACCAACGCTTCAGTGCTAGACTTTACCAGAGCGCAAGAGATAACCGAGCTTGGCATAAACGGAACTAGCGCCACCGTAAATATACTTAACTCTAAGATAGCAAAAGTAAACGCAAAAGCTACCAACTCTACAAACGTAACTATAAACAATAGTACCGATATAAGAGATTTCGTTATAGAAAAAGGTAACGGCAGCATAACCGCAAACGGAACAGAAAAGCTAAACGTCAAAGTAGCCAACGCTAGCGACGTACCTGCAAGCCAAGGCACCACTAGTGCAAGCGTAGTCTCAAATACCGTAAAAGAGCTAGACTTTACCCTAGAAAATACTACGGCTAACAGTAGTACTTTTTATCAAGATATAAACAGCGTATTTGCTCTTGAAACGCTAAACGTAGTAAATAAGACCGATAAAGATATAACGGCTAGTATTACGGCGTTAAACGCTTCGGGAAGCCACGATACGAATGCCTACAACCTAAAGACTCTAAACGTGGAGACAAAGGGAGACTATACTATAAACAATAAGCTAAGCGGCATCAGTAAAATCAATCTAAAAGGTACAGGCGACGACACTAGCGTAACTCTTAGAGCAGTAGGCGATAAGACCTATCTTCCGGTTCCTCTTCAAGGCGTTCAAGATATTTCTTTAAAAGCCGAAGGATTAAAGAATTTAAGCGTAGCCGCAAACGATAAAATATATACCACCAGAAACGTAAGCCTAACCTCTACTACCGATAAAGAGGACTCTACGGTAGCGTACGGAGAGATAGGAGATAGAGATAACGATAAAAAGGTAAACAACGTAACCGTAAGCGCCGTAGGACAAAAAACGTTAACCGTAGGAAATATAACCGCAGTGGGAGATGTAAGTCTGACGAGTAAATTTACGCAGGAGGGGTCTGTGGCTAACTACAATGCAGGAACCGTGCGCACAACCGGCGACATAACCATAAATCATACCTCAAATTCGAATATAACTGACGGCGTGATAAATTTCCTATCACACGCCGAGGCAAGAAATTTTACCGTAAATGCAAGCGGATATAAAGAACTAAATATAAACAACAGTACAAACCAAAGAATAACCGCGACGGGCGATATGACGTTTAACTTAAAAGCTAGCGTAGCAGGAAGTATCGCAGACATAGGGCATACCCTTCCTTTTGACATCAACAATGCGCCTATAAAAGCTAAAAGTTTAACATTAAACGCTACCGCAGACTACGGCATAACGGACGCCGTTTTAAAGCTAGGCGACTACTGGGGCGACATGGGCCAGGGCGGCGACATAAATATAACCGCCGTAAATCAAAAAACCGTAAGCCTAGGCTGGCTAAGAGGCCTAAACAGCGGAAACGATAACAAAAAGAGCGACGTAAATATAAATTTAAGTACAGATATACAAGATAGTGACGTAACCATAGGCTACACTACATCAATACATCCGTACACTAAAGGCATAGGTCATAATGGAAGCCAGATGGTGAAAAACGTAAATTTAAAAGCACACGGACAAAAGACGTTTAAGGCCGAAGCCATCATGGCCGCTAAAGATACAAAAATAAACATAAATGGTAGCGGATTGGATTCTACGGCAGAATTTAATAGGATTATCAGTCGCGAAGGCATTACTATAAAAGCAGACAACTTAAAAGAGCTAAAAACTGGATCTATATTGGCATCTCAAGGTAATATAAATATAAGCACCGGAAGTTTTGACGCTATGCAATATGCAGAATTTAACTCTGGCTCAAATAGTGTTCATATGGCTGGAGTGAATATAAATTTGGACATCTCAAATGTCATAGAACCCGTAAACAGCCGTGTATCGCAACCAGGGCAACATTGGGATAAAGCTCTATATTTAAGTGCAGGTAAAGCGCTTAATATCAAAGGCTACGTCGGAGATGACGTAACAAAGATATACGCCAGACTCGGTGCCGCAGAAAAGAATGCGACGGCCGACATCGTAAACGTAAAAGGAACGATAATGGGGGGATTGTCTATATCGCCGAACAATAAAACCGAAACCATGACCATAAAAGGCGGTATAACCAATCCCGCAAGTATCCTAGCTATAGACGGCGGCGTAAATCATAACTCAAATCTAACGGTAGACTTAAGCTACATGCCTAAACTAAAATCAATCGATCTAAGCGGCTACAACAATGCAAGCGGTACGAACAAAATAATTATCCGATCGACCGAACTAGAAATATCGTCAATCAAAGGTTCGTCTACCAAAGACGACATAAGTATAGCCTATGCTACAAACACCAAACTAAAGACCGTAGATACCGGTACGGGCGACGACGAGGTAACCTTTGGCGGAAATACTACTCAAACCCACGATATAACCGTCAACCTAGGCGAAGGAAACGATACTGTCACTACTGCGGCATTAACCGCTAATAAAAAATTCCAAATCAGCGGCGGAGCGGGTAACGATACGTTTAACCTAGGAGCTTCTACGACAGACGCTAGCGCTAGCAAATACGTAACGATAACCGATGCAAACAGAGGCGATAAGATAAGCTTAGGTAGCGCCGGTGCAGCTACGTTACAAAAAATAGCTCTAAACGTAGACGGCAGAGCCGATCTAAAAACGGCTATAAACGATGCGCTAGGTAGTCTAAGCTCTACAGCGGCAAATACTATCTATGCGGTATACTACGGTAACGATACGTATCTAGTAAGAGATGCTAACAGCAATAAGGCCTTAGACGCTAACGATAACTTAGTTAAACTAGCAGGTATCTCAAATTTTGACTTGTTAAACGCTAACTCGGTAACCGAGGGCGGAATAAACTATATCCAGATAACTAACGCGTAA
- the mnmA gene encoding tRNA 2-thiouridine(34) synthase MnmA, translated as MKILMAMSGGVDSTMSAKMLLEAGHEVVGCYMKLHKKPGYHEKNIDKVARACGYLGIPYHVLDLQEQFDRYVYTPFVSSYKEGKTPNPCALCNHFIKFGELLKFAKSIGCEKLATGHYIRVQDGLIRVAADPSKDQSYFVAQVPKEIIADMIFPLGDKFKKDIKELAKSLPSFREYGEQAESSEICFVEDTYIEVLNKHYETDLPGDVVDSAGRVIGRHSGYMHYTIGKRRGFEVFGAHEPHFVLAIDAQNNRIVVGPKEELERGKIAVNSLNLFVDESEFDCDVKVRYRSIGLNAHVKVLDGGTAEVELKQSAFGVASGQLAVFYRGELVIGSGFIL; from the coding sequence ATGAAAATACTAATGGCCATGAGCGGCGGCGTCGACTCCACCATGAGCGCCAAAATGCTGCTAGAAGCGGGTCACGAGGTCGTGGGCTGCTATATGAAGCTACACAAAAAGCCCGGATATCATGAAAAAAATATCGATAAAGTCGCCCGTGCGTGCGGGTATCTGGGCATCCCCTATCACGTGCTTGATTTGCAAGAGCAGTTTGACAGATACGTCTATACGCCGTTTGTTAGCTCCTATAAAGAGGGCAAGACGCCAAATCCCTGCGCGCTTTGCAACCACTTTATAAAATTCGGCGAGCTGCTAAAATTTGCTAAAAGTATCGGCTGCGAAAAGCTCGCCACGGGCCACTATATCCGCGTGCAAGACGGTCTGATCAGAGTCGCCGCCGATCCTAGCAAAGATCAGAGCTACTTCGTCGCACAGGTGCCAAAAGAGATAATCGCCGATATGATTTTCCCGCTCGGGGATAAATTTAAAAAAGACATAAAAGAGCTGGCAAAGTCGCTGCCGAGCTTTCGCGAATACGGCGAGCAGGCCGAGAGTAGCGAGATTTGCTTCGTCGAGGACACCTATATCGAGGTGCTAAACAAGCACTACGAGACCGACCTGCCAGGCGACGTGGTCGATAGCGCCGGCAGGGTGATCGGGCGGCACAGCGGCTATATGCACTATACGATCGGCAAGAGGCGCGGATTTGAGGTGTTTGGGGCGCACGAGCCGCATTTCGTACTCGCTATCGATGCGCAAAATAACCGCATCGTCGTGGGCCCAAAAGAGGAGCTCGAGCGCGGCAAAATCGCGGTAAATAGCCTAAATTTGTTCGTGGACGAGAGCGAGTTTGACTGCGACGTCAAGGTTCGCTACCGCAGCATCGGGCTAAACGCGCACGTAAAAGTGCTAGATGGCGGCACTGCCGAGGTCGAGCTAAAGCAGAGCGCATTTGGCGTGGCTAGCGGGCAGCTTGCGGTATTTTACAGAGGCGAGTTGGTTATCGGTAGCGGTTTTATACTGTAA